The Lasioglossum baleicum unplaced genomic scaffold, iyLasBale1 scaffold0021, whole genome shotgun sequence genome contains a region encoding:
- the Dsd gene encoding attractin-like protein dsd isoform X1 has translation MAEVVQMFLFLYKSKYRRKGGQCREVIRDQCGVIAVPWPLLWAVLICWVVHVTAAASSSSTSLATNTTCDTESCVNGDCVNGTCVCHEGWQGTACQFCGGKVRLSEPMGQIHDGVGNYSADVKCSWLIESNPNYTIRMHVKQFATECGWDHLYIYDGDSVEAPLLAVFSGLMHKDGYHVRRVPEVIARSGSALLHFYSDVAYNMSGFNITYKINACPSRYSHTDCSGHGVCIDGVCTCDATWTGEACEVQVCPNNCSHSYGQGECNRESHHCDCVHGYNGADCSQRSDRGFWETVTYTDFSPEGSASHCSIVWKDSLYVVGGESFHRAKMIYVYDYNGNVWEIPRIEEKVPLPRYAHSCVLFGDKIFMYGGVVENSTVTNEIWAFDVSAKVWENVTVHDNCHSNKTMCGPLKVAGHTATLVQSHGKKEKMVVIFGYSPQYGYLNVVQEYCLSTREWQIVETIGFPVKGGYGHTSAYDPLTNLIYVYGGYVSESQSTQVLTSRLFSYHPNYREWKLLTSAPSARFFHTAVFVSGGLMIVFGGNMHNDTNHSDGTRCYSADTIAYDVTCDSWHQFPMPKEITDLPRYGHSATVFEKSMYIYGGFDGQMLSDMLRYTPGNCDHPTNQMQCLNSRTGVKCVWDKRENKCVQITSIPRHFLMADDMHDGIYTRCLDDTPPRGMTSHTELCKVLSDCMACVQTSYNCVWCGKTCSHEICRDNANAPPTKAIKDLEQCDAHTGIECLQLHTCHACTSNPHCIWSWSNGPDRCKPHSKAREVTILNGTIQAQRLSIETCRGPCVEYNSCKNCTESDCIWCQNERKCVDTNAYLASFPYGQCREWTTSDTKCRPTETGKEWCTFYSSCAACRSDLGCGWCDDGSGTGKGLCLRGGARGPSSKSADTCPFERWYFTKCPTCQCNGHSKCLPNSSVCIQPCGNLTYGPHCDKCIPGYYGNPLNGATCQPCFCNNQGTQCSSETGKCFCTTKGIIGDHCERCDVSSLYHGDPTNKGSCFYDLAIDYQFTFNLSKKEDRQYRAINFKNSPPKPDIDAEFSITCSVLAKMNVTIKKANTPEIPLLLGANCTTNMYKHRFSKADYSFGSEDNNTLTTFYVYVYDFQPPVWIQISFSQYSKLNLQQFFITFCTDYMPPPRCFLALLLVAAVLWKIKQKYDMYRRRQRHFVEMEQMANRPFSQVLVEIERRDVSNSDSERSESEVTNCRKKKKDAPSPIALEPCCGNRAAVLSLLVRLPTGGEPYTPAGQSAGLAVASALVTLGSPRRPSQELTTKEPKKTRKSASQHPDSTCI, from the exons GCTGTCGGAGCCGATGGGTCAGATCCACGACGGGGTGGGGAACTATTCGGCGGACGTGAAGTGTTCCTGGCTGATCGAGAGCAACCCGAACTACACGATCCGGATGCACGTGAAACAGTTCGCGACCGAATGCGGCTGGGATCACCTGTACATTTACGACGGTGACAGTGTCGAGGCGCCGCTGTTGGCCGTCTTTTCCGGCCTGATGCACAAGGATGGCTACCACGTGCGACGTGTGCCGGAAGTGATCGCCCGCTCCGGAAGCGCGTTGCTACACTTCTACTCGGACGTCGCCTACAACATGAGCGGCTTCAATATTACTTATAAGATCAACGCTTGCCCGAGCAG GTATTCGCACACGGACTGCTCGGGACATGGCGTGTGCATCGACGGTGTTTGCACATGCGACGCCACGTGGACCGGCGAGGCTTGCGAGGTTCAAGTCTGCCCGAACAATTGTTCGCACAGTTACGGGCAGGGCGAATGCAACCGCGAATCGCACCACTGCGACTGCGTCCACGGTTACAACG GCGCAGACTGCAGCCAGAGGAGCGATAGAGGTTTCTGGGAAACCGTGACGTACACAGACTTCTCGCCAGAGGGTTCAGCTAGTCACTGCTCCATCGTCTGGAAGGATTCCTTGTATGTGGTCGGAGGCGAGAGCTTCCACCGTGCCAAGATGATATACGTTTACGATTACAATGGGAACGTTTGGGAGATACCTCGCATCGAGGAGAAAGTTCCGTTGCCCCGGTACGCTCACTCGTGCGTGCTGTTCGGCGACAAGATATTCATGTATGGCGGGGTTGTAGAGAATTCCACGGTGACAAATGAGATTTGGGCGTTCGACGTGTCCGCCAAAGTTTGGGAGAACGTTACCGTGCACGATAACTGCCACAGCAACAAGACCATGTGCGGCCCCCTAAag GTAGCTGGACACACCGCGACTCTGGTGCAGAGCCACGGTAAGAAGGAGAAGATGGTCGTGATCTTCGGTTACTCGCCTCAATACGGCTACCTGAACGTGGTCCAGGAGTACTGTTTGAGCACACGCGAATGGCAAATAGTCGAAACAATCGGTTTCCCCGTGAAAGGCGGCTACGGGCACACTTCGGCTTACGATCCCCTAACGAACCTGATCTACGTGTACGGCGGCTACGTGTCCGAGTCCCAAAGCACGCAGGTGTTGACCAGTAGATTGTTCTCTTATCATCCGAATTATCGCGAGTGGAAGTTGCTCACCTCGGCGCCATCCGCTCGTTTCTTTCACACGGCCGTATTTGTCTCCGGCGGTTTGATGATCGTGTTCGGCGGCAACATGCACAACGATACGAATCATTCGGACGGCACCAGGTGTTATTCCGCGGACACCATAGCGTACGACGTGACCTGCGACTCGTGGCACCAGTTTCCCATGCCGAAGGAAATCACCGATCTGCCTAGGTACGGGCATAGCGCTACCGTCTTCGAGAAGTCCATGTATATTTACGGGGGATTCGATGGACAGATGCTGTCCGACATGCTCAG ATACACGCCGGGGAATTGCGATCATCCGACGAACCAGATGCAGTGTTTGAACTCGAGAACAGGAGTGAAGTGTGTCTGGGACAAGCGTGAGAACAAGTGTGTGCAGATCACCTCGATACCGCGACACTTTCTGATGGCCGACGATATGCACGACGGGATCTACACGAGATGCCTGGACGACACACCGCCACGCGGCATGACATCCCACACAGAGCTGTGCAAGGTGCTCTCGGACTGCATGGCATGCGTGCAGACCTCCTACAACTGCGTCTGGTGCGGGAAAACCTGCTCGCACGAAATATGCCGGGACAATGCGAACGCGCCGCCGACAAAGGCGATCAAGGATCTGGAGCAGTGCGACGCTCATACCGGCATCGAGTGCCTGCAGTTGCACACGTGCCACGCATGCACTAGCAACCCCCACTGCATCTGGTCCTGGTCGAACGGACCGGATCGGTGCAAGCCCCACTCTAAAGCTCGCGAG GTGACCATTTTGAACGGGACTATCCAAGCGCAGCGTTTGTCCATCGAAACCTGTCGCGGTCCATGCGTGGAATACAATTCCTGCAAGAACTGCACAGAGTCGGATTGCATCTGGTGCCAGAACGAGAGGAAATGCGTCGACACGAATGCATACCTAGCAAGTTTCCCTTACGGACAGTGCCGAGAATGGACTACGAGTGACACCAAGTGTCGTCCCACCGAGACGGGGAAGGAATGGTGTACATTTTACTCGTCTTGCGCGGCGTGTCGCTCGGATCTTGGGTGTGGCTGGTGCGACGATGGTTCTGGAACCGGAAAAGGGTTGTGTTTGCGCGGCGGAGCACGAGGTCCTAGCAGTAAAAGCGCTGACACGTGTCCGTTTGAACGGTGGTATTTTACCAAATGTCCTA CTTGCCAATGCAATGGCCACAGCAAGTGTCTTCCAAACAGCAGCGTGTGCATCCAGCCATGCGGAAATTTGACGTATGGGCCTCACTGCGACAAATGCATACCCGGCTATTACGGGAACCCCCTGAACGGAGCGACTTGCCAAC CCTGCTTTTGCAACAATCAAGGCACGCAATGCAGCAGCGAGACGGGGAAGTGTTTCTGCACGACGAAAGGCATCATTGGGGATCATTGCGAGCGATGCGACGTGTCTAGTCTCTACCACGGGGATCCTACAAACAAGGGATCGTGTTTTT ACGATTTGGCGATCGATTACCAATTCACGTTCAACTTGAGCAAGAAAGAGGATCGCCAGTACAGAGCCATCAACTTCAAGAACTCGCCACCGAAGCCCGACATCGACGCAGAGTTTTCCATTACGTGTTCCGTTCTCGCCAAGATGAATGTCACGATCAAAAAGGCGAACACACCGGAGATACCGTTGCTGCTTGGCGCGAATTGCACCACCAATATGTACAAGCACCGTTTCAGCAAAGCGGACTACAGTTTCGGCAGCGAGGACAACAACACGTTGACCACGTTCTACGTCTACGTGTACGACTTTCAGCCACCGGTGTGGATCCAGATCTCCTTCTCGCAGTATTCCAAGCTGAATCTCCAACAGTTCTTCATCACATTTTGCAC AGATTACATGCCACCACCCAGGTGCTTCCTCGCTCTATTATTGGTGGCCGCAGTCCTCTGGAAGATTAAACAAAAGTATGACATGTACAGAAGAAGACAGAGACACTTTGTAGAGATGGAGCAGATGGCGAACAGGCCGTTCAGCCAAGTGCTAGTCGAAATCGAGAGGCGGGACGTCAGCAATTCGGACTCGGAACGGAGCGAGTCCGAAGTGACCAATTGCCGTAAGAAGAAAAAG GATGCCCCTAGTCCGATCGCGTTGGAGCCCTGTTGCGGCAACAGAGCCGCGGTCCTGTCGTTGCTAGTCAGATTGCCTACTGGCGGTGAACCGTACACGCCGGCCGGCCAGAGCGCCGGCTTAGCAGTAGCGTCTGCGTTAGTTACACTGGGTAGTCCGCGAAGGCCTTCTCAGGAATTGACCACGAAGGAGCCGAAGAAGACTCGGAAGTCCGCCAGTCAGCACCCGGACTCCACCTGCATTTAG
- the Dsd gene encoding attractin-like protein dsd isoform X2 produces MAEVVQMFLFLYKSKYRRKGGQCREVIRDQCGVIAVPWPLLWAVLICWVVHVTAAASSSSTSLATNTTCDTESCVNGDCVNGTCVCHEGWQGTACQFCGGKVRLSEPMGQIHDGVGNYSADVKCSWLIESNPNYTIRMHVKQFATECGWDHLYIYDGDSVEAPLLAVFSGLMHKDGYHVRRVPEVIARSGSALLHFYSDVAYNMSGFNITYKINACPSRYSHTDCSGHGVCIDGVCTCDATWTGEACEVQVCPNNCSHSYGQGECNRESHHCDCVHGYNGADCSQRSDRGFWETVTYTDFSPEGSASHCSIVWKDSLYVVGGESFHRAKMIYVYDYNGNVWEIPRIEEKVPLPRYAHSCVLFGDKIFMYGGVVENSTVTNEIWAFDVSAKVWENVTVHDNCHSNKTMCGPLKVAGHTATLVQSHGKKEKMVVIFGYSPQYGYLNVVQEYCLSTREWQIVETIGFPVKGGYGHTSAYDPLTNLIYVYGGYVSESQSTQVLTSRLFSYHPNYREWKLLTSAPSARFFHTAVFVSGGLMIVFGGNMHNDTNHSDGTRCYSADTIAYDVTCDSWHQFPMPKEITDLPRYGHSATVFEKSMYIYGGFDGQMLSDMLRYTPGNCDHPTNQMQCLNSRTGVKCVWDKRENKCVQITSIPRHFLMADDMHDGIYTRCLDDTPPRGMTSHTELCKVLSDCMACVQTSYNCVWCGKTCSHEICRDNANAPPTKAIKDLEQCDAHTGIECLQLHTCHACTSNPHCIWSWSNGPDRCKPHSKAREVTILNGTIQAQRLSIETCRGPCVEYNSCKNCTESDCIWCQNERKCVDTNAYLASFPYGQCREWTTSDTKCRPTETGKEWCTFYSSCAACRSDLGCGWCDDGSGTGKGLCLRGGARGPSSKSADTCPFERWYFTKCPTCQCNGHSKCLPNSSVCIQPCGNLTYGPHCDKCIPGYYGNPLNGATCQPCFCNNQGTQCSSETGKCFCTTKGIIGDHCERCDVSSLYHGDPTNKGSCFYDLAIDYQFTFNLSKKEDRQYRAINFKNSPPKPDIDAEFSITCSVLAKMNVTIKKANTPEIPLLLGANCTTNMYKHRFSKADYSFGSEDNNTLTTFYVYVYDFQPPVWIQISFSQYSKLNLQQFFITFCTCFLALLLVAAVLWKIKQKYDMYRRRQRHFVEMEQMANRPFSQVLVEIERRDVSNSDSERSESEVTNCRKKKKDAPSPIALEPCCGNRAAVLSLLVRLPTGGEPYTPAGQSAGLAVASALVTLGSPRRPSQELTTKEPKKTRKSASQHPDSTCI; encoded by the exons GCTGTCGGAGCCGATGGGTCAGATCCACGACGGGGTGGGGAACTATTCGGCGGACGTGAAGTGTTCCTGGCTGATCGAGAGCAACCCGAACTACACGATCCGGATGCACGTGAAACAGTTCGCGACCGAATGCGGCTGGGATCACCTGTACATTTACGACGGTGACAGTGTCGAGGCGCCGCTGTTGGCCGTCTTTTCCGGCCTGATGCACAAGGATGGCTACCACGTGCGACGTGTGCCGGAAGTGATCGCCCGCTCCGGAAGCGCGTTGCTACACTTCTACTCGGACGTCGCCTACAACATGAGCGGCTTCAATATTACTTATAAGATCAACGCTTGCCCGAGCAG GTATTCGCACACGGACTGCTCGGGACATGGCGTGTGCATCGACGGTGTTTGCACATGCGACGCCACGTGGACCGGCGAGGCTTGCGAGGTTCAAGTCTGCCCGAACAATTGTTCGCACAGTTACGGGCAGGGCGAATGCAACCGCGAATCGCACCACTGCGACTGCGTCCACGGTTACAACG GCGCAGACTGCAGCCAGAGGAGCGATAGAGGTTTCTGGGAAACCGTGACGTACACAGACTTCTCGCCAGAGGGTTCAGCTAGTCACTGCTCCATCGTCTGGAAGGATTCCTTGTATGTGGTCGGAGGCGAGAGCTTCCACCGTGCCAAGATGATATACGTTTACGATTACAATGGGAACGTTTGGGAGATACCTCGCATCGAGGAGAAAGTTCCGTTGCCCCGGTACGCTCACTCGTGCGTGCTGTTCGGCGACAAGATATTCATGTATGGCGGGGTTGTAGAGAATTCCACGGTGACAAATGAGATTTGGGCGTTCGACGTGTCCGCCAAAGTTTGGGAGAACGTTACCGTGCACGATAACTGCCACAGCAACAAGACCATGTGCGGCCCCCTAAag GTAGCTGGACACACCGCGACTCTGGTGCAGAGCCACGGTAAGAAGGAGAAGATGGTCGTGATCTTCGGTTACTCGCCTCAATACGGCTACCTGAACGTGGTCCAGGAGTACTGTTTGAGCACACGCGAATGGCAAATAGTCGAAACAATCGGTTTCCCCGTGAAAGGCGGCTACGGGCACACTTCGGCTTACGATCCCCTAACGAACCTGATCTACGTGTACGGCGGCTACGTGTCCGAGTCCCAAAGCACGCAGGTGTTGACCAGTAGATTGTTCTCTTATCATCCGAATTATCGCGAGTGGAAGTTGCTCACCTCGGCGCCATCCGCTCGTTTCTTTCACACGGCCGTATTTGTCTCCGGCGGTTTGATGATCGTGTTCGGCGGCAACATGCACAACGATACGAATCATTCGGACGGCACCAGGTGTTATTCCGCGGACACCATAGCGTACGACGTGACCTGCGACTCGTGGCACCAGTTTCCCATGCCGAAGGAAATCACCGATCTGCCTAGGTACGGGCATAGCGCTACCGTCTTCGAGAAGTCCATGTATATTTACGGGGGATTCGATGGACAGATGCTGTCCGACATGCTCAG ATACACGCCGGGGAATTGCGATCATCCGACGAACCAGATGCAGTGTTTGAACTCGAGAACAGGAGTGAAGTGTGTCTGGGACAAGCGTGAGAACAAGTGTGTGCAGATCACCTCGATACCGCGACACTTTCTGATGGCCGACGATATGCACGACGGGATCTACACGAGATGCCTGGACGACACACCGCCACGCGGCATGACATCCCACACAGAGCTGTGCAAGGTGCTCTCGGACTGCATGGCATGCGTGCAGACCTCCTACAACTGCGTCTGGTGCGGGAAAACCTGCTCGCACGAAATATGCCGGGACAATGCGAACGCGCCGCCGACAAAGGCGATCAAGGATCTGGAGCAGTGCGACGCTCATACCGGCATCGAGTGCCTGCAGTTGCACACGTGCCACGCATGCACTAGCAACCCCCACTGCATCTGGTCCTGGTCGAACGGACCGGATCGGTGCAAGCCCCACTCTAAAGCTCGCGAG GTGACCATTTTGAACGGGACTATCCAAGCGCAGCGTTTGTCCATCGAAACCTGTCGCGGTCCATGCGTGGAATACAATTCCTGCAAGAACTGCACAGAGTCGGATTGCATCTGGTGCCAGAACGAGAGGAAATGCGTCGACACGAATGCATACCTAGCAAGTTTCCCTTACGGACAGTGCCGAGAATGGACTACGAGTGACACCAAGTGTCGTCCCACCGAGACGGGGAAGGAATGGTGTACATTTTACTCGTCTTGCGCGGCGTGTCGCTCGGATCTTGGGTGTGGCTGGTGCGACGATGGTTCTGGAACCGGAAAAGGGTTGTGTTTGCGCGGCGGAGCACGAGGTCCTAGCAGTAAAAGCGCTGACACGTGTCCGTTTGAACGGTGGTATTTTACCAAATGTCCTA CTTGCCAATGCAATGGCCACAGCAAGTGTCTTCCAAACAGCAGCGTGTGCATCCAGCCATGCGGAAATTTGACGTATGGGCCTCACTGCGACAAATGCATACCCGGCTATTACGGGAACCCCCTGAACGGAGCGACTTGCCAAC CCTGCTTTTGCAACAATCAAGGCACGCAATGCAGCAGCGAGACGGGGAAGTGTTTCTGCACGACGAAAGGCATCATTGGGGATCATTGCGAGCGATGCGACGTGTCTAGTCTCTACCACGGGGATCCTACAAACAAGGGATCGTGTTTTT ACGATTTGGCGATCGATTACCAATTCACGTTCAACTTGAGCAAGAAAGAGGATCGCCAGTACAGAGCCATCAACTTCAAGAACTCGCCACCGAAGCCCGACATCGACGCAGAGTTTTCCATTACGTGTTCCGTTCTCGCCAAGATGAATGTCACGATCAAAAAGGCGAACACACCGGAGATACCGTTGCTGCTTGGCGCGAATTGCACCACCAATATGTACAAGCACCGTTTCAGCAAAGCGGACTACAGTTTCGGCAGCGAGGACAACAACACGTTGACCACGTTCTACGTCTACGTGTACGACTTTCAGCCACCGGTGTGGATCCAGATCTCCTTCTCGCAGTATTCCAAGCTGAATCTCCAACAGTTCTTCATCACATTTTGCAC GTGCTTCCTCGCTCTATTATTGGTGGCCGCAGTCCTCTGGAAGATTAAACAAAAGTATGACATGTACAGAAGAAGACAGAGACACTTTGTAGAGATGGAGCAGATGGCGAACAGGCCGTTCAGCCAAGTGCTAGTCGAAATCGAGAGGCGGGACGTCAGCAATTCGGACTCGGAACGGAGCGAGTCCGAAGTGACCAATTGCCGTAAGAAGAAAAAG GATGCCCCTAGTCCGATCGCGTTGGAGCCCTGTTGCGGCAACAGAGCCGCGGTCCTGTCGTTGCTAGTCAGATTGCCTACTGGCGGTGAACCGTACACGCCGGCCGGCCAGAGCGCCGGCTTAGCAGTAGCGTCTGCGTTAGTTACACTGGGTAGTCCGCGAAGGCCTTCTCAGGAATTGACCACGAAGGAGCCGAAGAAGACTCGGAAGTCCGCCAGTCAGCACCCGGACTCCACCTGCATTTAG
- the Dsd gene encoding attractin-like protein dsd isoform X3, which produces MGQIHDGVGNYSADVKCSWLIESNPNYTIRMHVKQFATECGWDHLYIYDGDSVEAPLLAVFSGLMHKDGYHVRRVPEVIARSGSALLHFYSDVAYNMSGFNITYKINACPSRYSHTDCSGHGVCIDGVCTCDATWTGEACEVQVCPNNCSHSYGQGECNRESHHCDCVHGYNGADCSQRSDRGFWETVTYTDFSPEGSASHCSIVWKDSLYVVGGESFHRAKMIYVYDYNGNVWEIPRIEEKVPLPRYAHSCVLFGDKIFMYGGVVENSTVTNEIWAFDVSAKVWENVTVHDNCHSNKTMCGPLKVAGHTATLVQSHGKKEKMVVIFGYSPQYGYLNVVQEYCLSTREWQIVETIGFPVKGGYGHTSAYDPLTNLIYVYGGYVSESQSTQVLTSRLFSYHPNYREWKLLTSAPSARFFHTAVFVSGGLMIVFGGNMHNDTNHSDGTRCYSADTIAYDVTCDSWHQFPMPKEITDLPRYGHSATVFEKSMYIYGGFDGQMLSDMLRYTPGNCDHPTNQMQCLNSRTGVKCVWDKRENKCVQITSIPRHFLMADDMHDGIYTRCLDDTPPRGMTSHTELCKVLSDCMACVQTSYNCVWCGKTCSHEICRDNANAPPTKAIKDLEQCDAHTGIECLQLHTCHACTSNPHCIWSWSNGPDRCKPHSKAREVTILNGTIQAQRLSIETCRGPCVEYNSCKNCTESDCIWCQNERKCVDTNAYLASFPYGQCREWTTSDTKCRPTETGKEWCTFYSSCAACRSDLGCGWCDDGSGTGKGLCLRGGARGPSSKSADTCPFERWYFTKCPTCQCNGHSKCLPNSSVCIQPCGNLTYGPHCDKCIPGYYGNPLNGATCQPCFCNNQGTQCSSETGKCFCTTKGIIGDHCERCDVSSLYHGDPTNKGSCFYDLAIDYQFTFNLSKKEDRQYRAINFKNSPPKPDIDAEFSITCSVLAKMNVTIKKANTPEIPLLLGANCTTNMYKHRFSKADYSFGSEDNNTLTTFYVYVYDFQPPVWIQISFSQYSKLNLQQFFITFCTDYMPPPRCFLALLLVAAVLWKIKQKYDMYRRRQRHFVEMEQMANRPFSQVLVEIERRDVSNSDSERSESEVTNCRKKKKDAPSPIALEPCCGNRAAVLSLLVRLPTGGEPYTPAGQSAGLAVASALVTLGSPRRPSQELTTKEPKKTRKSASQHPDSTCI; this is translated from the exons ATGGGTCAGATCCACGACGGGGTGGGGAACTATTCGGCGGACGTGAAGTGTTCCTGGCTGATCGAGAGCAACCCGAACTACACGATCCGGATGCACGTGAAACAGTTCGCGACCGAATGCGGCTGGGATCACCTGTACATTTACGACGGTGACAGTGTCGAGGCGCCGCTGTTGGCCGTCTTTTCCGGCCTGATGCACAAGGATGGCTACCACGTGCGACGTGTGCCGGAAGTGATCGCCCGCTCCGGAAGCGCGTTGCTACACTTCTACTCGGACGTCGCCTACAACATGAGCGGCTTCAATATTACTTATAAGATCAACGCTTGCCCGAGCAG GTATTCGCACACGGACTGCTCGGGACATGGCGTGTGCATCGACGGTGTTTGCACATGCGACGCCACGTGGACCGGCGAGGCTTGCGAGGTTCAAGTCTGCCCGAACAATTGTTCGCACAGTTACGGGCAGGGCGAATGCAACCGCGAATCGCACCACTGCGACTGCGTCCACGGTTACAACG GCGCAGACTGCAGCCAGAGGAGCGATAGAGGTTTCTGGGAAACCGTGACGTACACAGACTTCTCGCCAGAGGGTTCAGCTAGTCACTGCTCCATCGTCTGGAAGGATTCCTTGTATGTGGTCGGAGGCGAGAGCTTCCACCGTGCCAAGATGATATACGTTTACGATTACAATGGGAACGTTTGGGAGATACCTCGCATCGAGGAGAAAGTTCCGTTGCCCCGGTACGCTCACTCGTGCGTGCTGTTCGGCGACAAGATATTCATGTATGGCGGGGTTGTAGAGAATTCCACGGTGACAAATGAGATTTGGGCGTTCGACGTGTCCGCCAAAGTTTGGGAGAACGTTACCGTGCACGATAACTGCCACAGCAACAAGACCATGTGCGGCCCCCTAAag GTAGCTGGACACACCGCGACTCTGGTGCAGAGCCACGGTAAGAAGGAGAAGATGGTCGTGATCTTCGGTTACTCGCCTCAATACGGCTACCTGAACGTGGTCCAGGAGTACTGTTTGAGCACACGCGAATGGCAAATAGTCGAAACAATCGGTTTCCCCGTGAAAGGCGGCTACGGGCACACTTCGGCTTACGATCCCCTAACGAACCTGATCTACGTGTACGGCGGCTACGTGTCCGAGTCCCAAAGCACGCAGGTGTTGACCAGTAGATTGTTCTCTTATCATCCGAATTATCGCGAGTGGAAGTTGCTCACCTCGGCGCCATCCGCTCGTTTCTTTCACACGGCCGTATTTGTCTCCGGCGGTTTGATGATCGTGTTCGGCGGCAACATGCACAACGATACGAATCATTCGGACGGCACCAGGTGTTATTCCGCGGACACCATAGCGTACGACGTGACCTGCGACTCGTGGCACCAGTTTCCCATGCCGAAGGAAATCACCGATCTGCCTAGGTACGGGCATAGCGCTACCGTCTTCGAGAAGTCCATGTATATTTACGGGGGATTCGATGGACAGATGCTGTCCGACATGCTCAG ATACACGCCGGGGAATTGCGATCATCCGACGAACCAGATGCAGTGTTTGAACTCGAGAACAGGAGTGAAGTGTGTCTGGGACAAGCGTGAGAACAAGTGTGTGCAGATCACCTCGATACCGCGACACTTTCTGATGGCCGACGATATGCACGACGGGATCTACACGAGATGCCTGGACGACACACCGCCACGCGGCATGACATCCCACACAGAGCTGTGCAAGGTGCTCTCGGACTGCATGGCATGCGTGCAGACCTCCTACAACTGCGTCTGGTGCGGGAAAACCTGCTCGCACGAAATATGCCGGGACAATGCGAACGCGCCGCCGACAAAGGCGATCAAGGATCTGGAGCAGTGCGACGCTCATACCGGCATCGAGTGCCTGCAGTTGCACACGTGCCACGCATGCACTAGCAACCCCCACTGCATCTGGTCCTGGTCGAACGGACCGGATCGGTGCAAGCCCCACTCTAAAGCTCGCGAG GTGACCATTTTGAACGGGACTATCCAAGCGCAGCGTTTGTCCATCGAAACCTGTCGCGGTCCATGCGTGGAATACAATTCCTGCAAGAACTGCACAGAGTCGGATTGCATCTGGTGCCAGAACGAGAGGAAATGCGTCGACACGAATGCATACCTAGCAAGTTTCCCTTACGGACAGTGCCGAGAATGGACTACGAGTGACACCAAGTGTCGTCCCACCGAGACGGGGAAGGAATGGTGTACATTTTACTCGTCTTGCGCGGCGTGTCGCTCGGATCTTGGGTGTGGCTGGTGCGACGATGGTTCTGGAACCGGAAAAGGGTTGTGTTTGCGCGGCGGAGCACGAGGTCCTAGCAGTAAAAGCGCTGACACGTGTCCGTTTGAACGGTGGTATTTTACCAAATGTCCTA CTTGCCAATGCAATGGCCACAGCAAGTGTCTTCCAAACAGCAGCGTGTGCATCCAGCCATGCGGAAATTTGACGTATGGGCCTCACTGCGACAAATGCATACCCGGCTATTACGGGAACCCCCTGAACGGAGCGACTTGCCAAC CCTGCTTTTGCAACAATCAAGGCACGCAATGCAGCAGCGAGACGGGGAAGTGTTTCTGCACGACGAAAGGCATCATTGGGGATCATTGCGAGCGATGCGACGTGTCTAGTCTCTACCACGGGGATCCTACAAACAAGGGATCGTGTTTTT ACGATTTGGCGATCGATTACCAATTCACGTTCAACTTGAGCAAGAAAGAGGATCGCCAGTACAGAGCCATCAACTTCAAGAACTCGCCACCGAAGCCCGACATCGACGCAGAGTTTTCCATTACGTGTTCCGTTCTCGCCAAGATGAATGTCACGATCAAAAAGGCGAACACACCGGAGATACCGTTGCTGCTTGGCGCGAATTGCACCACCAATATGTACAAGCACCGTTTCAGCAAAGCGGACTACAGTTTCGGCAGCGAGGACAACAACACGTTGACCACGTTCTACGTCTACGTGTACGACTTTCAGCCACCGGTGTGGATCCAGATCTCCTTCTCGCAGTATTCCAAGCTGAATCTCCAACAGTTCTTCATCACATTTTGCAC AGATTACATGCCACCACCCAGGTGCTTCCTCGCTCTATTATTGGTGGCCGCAGTCCTCTGGAAGATTAAACAAAAGTATGACATGTACAGAAGAAGACAGAGACACTTTGTAGAGATGGAGCAGATGGCGAACAGGCCGTTCAGCCAAGTGCTAGTCGAAATCGAGAGGCGGGACGTCAGCAATTCGGACTCGGAACGGAGCGAGTCCGAAGTGACCAATTGCCGTAAGAAGAAAAAG GATGCCCCTAGTCCGATCGCGTTGGAGCCCTGTTGCGGCAACAGAGCCGCGGTCCTGTCGTTGCTAGTCAGATTGCCTACTGGCGGTGAACCGTACACGCCGGCCGGCCAGAGCGCCGGCTTAGCAGTAGCGTCTGCGTTAGTTACACTGGGTAGTCCGCGAAGGCCTTCTCAGGAATTGACCACGAAGGAGCCGAAGAAGACTCGGAAGTCCGCCAGTCAGCACCCGGACTCCACCTGCATTTAG